One bacterium DNA segment encodes these proteins:
- a CDS encoding tetratricopeptide repeat protein, which translates to MIAALLFALHPVQTEAVTYISGRSTSLMAMFYLGSIIAYIYGTETNRGAWLYLLSPALFMMAVLSKETGVTLPLALLLWTSIQNQKNWGVVLRMQIVYWAMFICILIVLIAHPNYGTLLEYSFDIRSLKDNLLSQINGVIYLISRLFMINRLNIDPDLPVQSTWTFLLAVKLAMLLALILTGMISLKRIPWLGFALLWFFLHLLPTNSVVPRLDVANERQLYLPVWGIFLGLSIGMVRFQTAFKGGKGFVQAVTLILLVILGYFTAARNYTYRSEIALWEDTVRKSPQKARVYNNLGYAYAIAGRNEEAKRAYLTALSLDPDYSLARNNLARISGLNP; encoded by the coding sequence TTGATAGCAGCCTTGTTATTTGCCCTGCATCCCGTGCAAACCGAGGCGGTAACTTATATAAGCGGCCGTTCAACTTCACTAATGGCAATGTTTTATCTTGGCAGCATAATAGCCTATATCTACGGCACCGAGACAAACAGAGGAGCATGGCTTTACCTTTTATCCCCTGCTTTGTTCATGATGGCGGTCTTAAGCAAGGAGACCGGCGTAACCTTACCCCTGGCGCTGCTTTTATGGACATCTATACAAAATCAGAAGAATTGGGGGGTTGTATTAAGGATGCAGATAGTTTATTGGGCTATGTTCATTTGCATTTTAATCGTTCTTATTGCCCATCCTAACTATGGAACACTTCTTGAGTACAGTTTTGACATAAGAAGTTTAAAGGACAACCTTCTTAGCCAAATCAATGGGGTTATATATCTTATTTCAAGGCTATTTATGATAAATAGGCTAAATATTGACCCAGACCTGCCTGTTCAATCCACCTGGACATTTTTACTCGCGGTCAAATTAGCCATGCTTTTAGCGCTTATTCTCACGGGAATGATTAGTCTTAAAAGAATACCTTGGCTTGGCTTCGCACTTTTATGGTTCTTTTTACACCTCTTGCCTACGAACTCAGTTGTGCCAAGGCTCGATGTGGCAAACGAACGACAATTATATCTTCCGGTATGGGGCATCTTTTTGGGCTTGAGCATAGGGATGGTAAGGTTTCAAACTGCCTTTAAGGGAGGAAAGGGATTTGTTCAAGCGGTGACATTGATTCTTCTTGTAATACTTGGCTACTTTACGGCTGCACGAAATTATACATATAGAAGTGAAATCGCTCTATGGGAGGATACCGTCCGCAAATCTCCCCAAAAAGCGCGTGTTTATAACAACCTTGGCTATGCATATGCCATTGCAGGAAGGAATGAAGAGGCAAAAAGGGCTTATCTTACTGCCTTAAGCCTGGATCCTGACTATTCCCTTGCGCGTAATAACCTTGCTCGTATTTCTGGACTTAATCCTTAA